A stretch of Metabacillus sp. FJAT-52054 DNA encodes these proteins:
- a CDS encoding YaiI/YqxD family protein — MDADACPVKKEIADLADTYETESIFVASYNHMTSETLGKKWVYVDTDKESADLYIVNHIHPGDIVITQDIGLAGLLLKKNVIVLTPRGKQYTEYNIETALQYRYLSAKGRREGIHSKGPKPFLDADRKQFKESLEKFLSNIAGID, encoded by the coding sequence GTGGATGCTGATGCATGCCCAGTAAAGAAGGAAATTGCTGATTTAGCTGACACTTATGAGACAGAGTCGATATTTGTCGCCTCCTATAATCACATGACAAGCGAAACGCTGGGGAAAAAGTGGGTTTATGTTGACACAGATAAAGAATCGGCAGATCTCTATATTGTGAACCATATTCATCCCGGGGATATTGTGATTACTCAGGATATTGGGCTGGCAGGCTTACTCCTGAAAAAGAACGTTATTGTTTTAACGCCTAGGGGTAAACAGTATACAGAGTATAATATAGAAACGGCTTTGCAGTACCGGTATTTGTCTGCGAAGGGAAGAAGAGAGGGCATTCATTCTAAAGGACCAAAACCTTTTCTGGATGCCGACCGGAAACAATTTAAAGAATCTCTGGAAAAGTTCTTGTCGAATATTGCAGGGATTGATTAG
- a CDS encoding pyruvate, water dikinase regulatory protein, translating to MNNRVIYVVSDSVGETAELVVKAAISQFNGTAANTMIKRIPYVEDKTTLEEVVSYAQMDGAIICFTLVVPELRNYLIQLAAVRNVPIHDIIGPLIDKMETSYGIQAKYEPGRVRKLDEDYFKKVEAIEFAVKYDDGRDPRGLLKADIILIGVSRTSKTPLSQYLAHKRFKVANVPIVPEVEPPEELFKIPAKKCIGLRISAEKLNNIRRERLKSLGLNDQAIYANINRINEEIEYFDKVVERIGCNVIDVSNKAVEETANIIQTIMNK from the coding sequence ATGAATAACCGGGTCATTTATGTAGTATCAGATTCAGTAGGGGAGACGGCCGAACTGGTTGTTAAAGCAGCAATCAGCCAGTTCAATGGAACCGCGGCAAACACGATGATCAAGCGGATTCCTTACGTTGAAGACAAAACCACTCTGGAGGAAGTCGTATCCTACGCACAAATGGACGGAGCAATTATTTGCTTTACTCTTGTGGTACCGGAATTGAGGAACTACCTGATTCAGCTGGCAGCTGTCAGGAATGTGCCAATTCATGACATTATCGGTCCTTTAATTGATAAAATGGAAACATCCTATGGCATCCAGGCGAAATATGAACCTGGCAGAGTGCGCAAGCTGGATGAAGACTATTTCAAAAAGGTTGAGGCCATTGAATTTGCTGTTAAATATGATGATGGCCGAGATCCAAGGGGTCTGCTGAAAGCCGATATTATCCTGATCGGAGTTTCCAGAACATCCAAAACACCTTTATCCCAATACCTTGCACATAAACGTTTTAAGGTGGCCAATGTTCCGATTGTACCGGAAGTGGAGCCGCCCGAAGAACTTTTCAAGATCCCTGCCAAAAAGTGCATCGGTCTTAGAATCAGTGCAGAAAAGCTCAATAACATCAGACGCGAGCGCCTCAAATCACTTGGATTAAATGACCAGGCAATCTATGCCAACATCAATCGGATTAATGAAGAAATCGAGTACTTTGACAAAGTGGTGGAACGCATTGGCTGCAACGTAATTGACGTTTCAAACAAAGCGGTAGAGGAAACGGCAAATATTATTCAAACCATTATGAATAAATGA
- a CDS encoding helix-turn-helix transcriptional regulator has protein sequence MSIIELNKRQEIILQIVKENGPITGEHIADQLNLTRATLRPDLAILTMSGYLEARPRVGYFYTGKTGNQLLSDKLKKLQVKDFQSIPVVVSENVSVYDAIVTMFLEDVGTLFVVDKDSLLVGVLSRKDLLRASIGKQELASIPVNIIMTRMPNITVCKNEDFIMDVAKSLIEKQIDALPIIRDTEKGFEVIGRITKTNMTKILMRLADNDII, from the coding sequence GTGAGTATAATCGAACTGAACAAGCGGCAGGAAATAATCCTTCAAATCGTGAAGGAAAATGGGCCTATAACAGGTGAACATATAGCAGATCAATTAAATTTGACAAGGGCTACTCTAAGACCGGACCTTGCTATTTTGACGATGTCCGGATATTTGGAAGCAAGACCGAGGGTCGGCTATTTTTATACTGGAAAGACAGGCAATCAGCTATTAAGCGATAAGCTGAAAAAACTTCAGGTGAAGGATTTTCAATCCATTCCCGTAGTCGTTAGCGAGAATGTGTCGGTCTATGATGCAATCGTCACGATGTTCCTCGAGGACGTAGGTACATTATTTGTTGTGGATAAGGACTCCCTGCTCGTTGGTGTGCTCTCCAGAAAAGATTTGCTGCGGGCTAGCATCGGCAAACAAGAATTAGCTTCCATCCCGGTTAACATCATTATGACACGAATGCCGAATATTACAGTTTGTAAAAACGAGGATTTTATAATGGATGTGGCAAAATCGCTGATTGAGAAGCAAATCGATGCACTTCCAATTATTAGAGATACAGAAAAAGGGTTTGAAGTCATTGGGAGAATTACTAAAACCAATATGACCAAAATTCTAATGAGACTTGCAGATAACGATATCATTTAA